The following are from one region of the Vibrio parahaemolyticus genome:
- a CDS encoding magnesium transporter: MSKFQDLSTLIQQIGQAEESDQVATLNESIEAGLEPGAVALILEAFPIEDRVRLWRALPLELHIDVLTEMRADVRFSIINALSEVELKLTLAKLDNLSLIEWADSLPESIINEALALIEKDELELYDQANEYEDDELGRWAERKIITLPFNITVGTAKQLMERYSYDTPQQVYLINRNKQFRGAVNYYEILRSDSGVRLKTLEIETVTVLDSKMTLPEAVEALEHSALPALPVTDADQTLIGEVDWQFALSTQREIYEARLMAGTGMDEGDDLFAPVLKSSQKRGVWLGINLLTAILASVTIGLFEDVIAQVVALAVLMPIVASMGGIAGSQTLTLMVRAMALNQITPGNRFKLLKNELGIGSLNGIAWALIIGGLAGLWFQSPVLGGTIALAIIVNIITAALFGVLIPIILDKFKLDPALAGSVILTTVTDVVGFFAFLGTASLVML; the protein is encoded by the coding sequence GTGAGCAAGTTTCAAGATCTCTCCACTCTAATCCAACAAATTGGCCAAGCCGAAGAATCGGATCAAGTCGCAACGCTCAATGAATCTATCGAAGCGGGTCTCGAACCCGGCGCGGTTGCGCTTATCCTCGAAGCTTTCCCTATCGAAGACCGTGTTCGGTTATGGAGAGCATTGCCGTTAGAACTTCATATCGACGTTTTGACAGAGATGCGTGCCGATGTACGTTTCTCTATCATCAATGCGTTGTCTGAAGTCGAACTGAAACTCACCCTCGCTAAACTCGACAACTTATCGTTGATCGAATGGGCAGACTCGTTACCAGAATCCATCATCAATGAAGCGCTCGCCTTAATTGAAAAAGACGAGCTTGAGCTGTACGACCAAGCGAATGAATATGAAGACGATGAGCTAGGTCGCTGGGCGGAGCGTAAAATCATTACGCTGCCGTTCAATATTACTGTCGGAACCGCAAAGCAGTTGATGGAACGCTACAGCTACGATACGCCGCAGCAAGTGTACCTGATTAACCGAAACAAACAGTTCCGTGGCGCAGTAAACTATTACGAGATCTTAAGAAGTGATTCAGGCGTGCGTTTGAAAACACTTGAGATTGAAACCGTTACCGTGTTGGACAGCAAAATGACACTGCCAGAGGCGGTAGAGGCGTTAGAGCATAGCGCCCTACCCGCGCTCCCCGTAACAGATGCTGACCAAACTCTCATTGGTGAGGTCGATTGGCAATTTGCATTAAGTACGCAACGAGAAATCTACGAAGCGCGCTTAATGGCCGGTACTGGTATGGATGAAGGCGATGACTTATTTGCGCCAGTACTAAAAAGCTCACAAAAACGTGGCGTGTGGTTGGGCATCAATTTGCTGACTGCAATTTTAGCCTCTGTCACTATCGGACTGTTTGAAGATGTGATTGCTCAAGTGGTGGCTTTGGCCGTGCTCATGCCAATCGTTGCATCGATGGGTGGCATCGCGGGCAGCCAAACGCTCACTCTGATGGTTCGCGCGATGGCGCTTAATCAGATCACTCCAGGTAACCGTTTCAAGCTATTGAAAAATGAGCTGGGTATTGGATCTCTGAACGGCATTGCTTGGGCACTGATTATCGGCGGGTTAGCCGGATTGTGGTTCCAATCGCCAGTTTTAGGCGGAACCATCGCACTGGCCATTATCGTCAACATTATTACCGCTGCTTTGTTTGGCGTGTTGATACCCATTATTCTGGATAAGTTCAAATTGGATCCAGCCTTAGCAGGCTCGGTTATTCTAACGACAGTGACAGATGTGGTTGGTTTTTTCGCCTTTTTGGGAACGGCGAGTTTAGTCATGCTCTAA
- the pdxR gene encoding MocR-like pyridoxine biosynthesis transcription factor PdxR: MDGSNLSLIDVGDLCVKTGRGTRQQSVFFAIRDKIVRGLWPKNGKLPSTRKLAQELNLSRNTVISAYEQLVAEGYLVSQRGSGFFVAVELPEQYLPEKLPTQAANLPPAALDVNASFAPGVPDLSLFPTALWQKYLNRHLSRTCLLGNQDIQGSWELRCALSDYLASSRSVNCTPSRIIITSGAQQALCIATMATLTAGSRVLMEQPGYAQMRKLILFQQYQFEPLFVRQKMGFDIDSVTQSTADALYITPSNQYPMGTTLNTEQRAQIIEWASNQEAWILEDDYDSEFQFAHRPYTSLQGLAAQMGRDERVLYIGSFSKVMFNGLRLGYLVVPESLVDKCLMVKDALSGDTPSHIQAAMADFISEGSLLRHIRKMRRVYKSKHEQVCFSIQHYFGDKVRVISQAAGLHVTLSWQQGIDENTCTQRAKKAGIVMRPVSFYEHPDFKARDWQGVVIGYGNVRLDNIDPLIKRLFELFDV, encoded by the coding sequence ATGGATGGATCCAATTTGTCGTTAATCGATGTGGGTGATTTGTGCGTAAAAACAGGCCGCGGTACGCGCCAGCAGTCTGTATTTTTTGCAATAAGGGATAAGATTGTTCGAGGGCTTTGGCCCAAGAACGGCAAGCTACCGTCGACTCGTAAACTGGCACAAGAGTTGAACCTTAGCCGCAACACGGTGATTTCTGCCTACGAACAGTTAGTTGCTGAAGGGTACTTGGTCAGCCAGCGTGGTTCAGGCTTTTTTGTTGCTGTTGAGTTGCCAGAACAATACTTGCCTGAAAAGTTGCCAACTCAAGCTGCCAACCTTCCGCCAGCGGCGTTGGATGTGAATGCCAGTTTCGCGCCTGGTGTACCCGATTTATCGCTTTTTCCAACCGCTTTGTGGCAAAAATATCTCAATCGTCACTTATCCCGTACGTGTCTGCTAGGCAATCAAGACATTCAAGGTAGCTGGGAGCTTCGATGCGCTTTGTCGGATTACTTAGCGTCGAGCCGTTCAGTGAACTGCACGCCTAGTCGAATCATCATCACGTCAGGCGCGCAGCAAGCGTTGTGTATCGCCACCATGGCAACATTAACGGCAGGAAGTAGAGTGCTCATGGAACAGCCAGGTTATGCGCAGATGCGCAAGTTGATCCTGTTTCAGCAATATCAATTTGAACCGTTATTCGTAAGACAAAAAATGGGTTTTGATATTGATTCCGTCACGCAAAGTACTGCAGATGCACTCTATATCACGCCAAGTAACCAATATCCGATGGGGACGACTTTAAACACTGAGCAGCGAGCACAAATCATTGAGTGGGCATCGAACCAAGAGGCTTGGATTCTTGAAGATGACTACGACAGTGAATTCCAATTTGCACATCGTCCATACACCAGTTTGCAAGGGTTAGCCGCACAAATGGGCCGAGACGAGCGAGTGTTATACATCGGCTCTTTTAGTAAAGTCATGTTTAATGGTTTGAGGCTTGGCTATCTCGTTGTGCCTGAATCGCTGGTAGATAAATGTTTGATGGTGAAAGACGCACTTAGTGGTGACACACCAAGTCATATTCAAGCCGCGATGGCGGACTTTATCTCAGAAGGAAGCTTGCTGCGACATATTCGTAAAATGAGGCGAGTGTACAAGTCGAAGCACGAACAAGTCTGTTTCTCTATTCAGCATTATTTTGGTGACAAAGTTCGAGTTATTAGCCAAGCGGCGGGGTTGCACGTTACGTTGAGCTGGCAACAAGGGATTGATGAAAACACGTGTACGCAACGAGCCAAAAAGGCGGGCATCGTGATGCGCCCAGTCAGTTTTTATGAGCATCCCGATTTTAAAGCACGAGATTGGCAGGGTGTCGTGATCGGATATGGGAATGTTCGTCTTGATAACATTGACCCGTTGATTAAACGCCTCTTTGAGCTATTTGACGTCTGA
- the yjeH gene encoding L-methionine/branched-chain amino acid transporter — protein MEQLKKDISLISGIAQLSTTLMGTGLFMIPAIAAGIAGHFSLWAWVLLFIAICPIALTFAQLGKRYPNAGGTAFFVRQAFNSRLESSVAWLFVSVIPVGVPAAIALAAGFLQQLLPTPINNHLFAQVLTVFLLILVNLLGTKSSGRLQTIIALSVFALVGAFLFKGEINSADLSMPTLTTESIWPITAALGVMFWCFVGIEAFAHMGEEFKNPQRDFPIAIIVSCFVAGATYWACSVVILKFGAYGSAQFDNASIPWLSAHLLGDSAKWLISIIGFSACFASVNLYTQSLSRMVWAQAREHRPTSPLAKISRRGVPSSATVLVGAVLLASCVIGSLSKLDLEFFLKLANSIFVLVYLLAMLAAYKLLHGLGKALAAISLVLCTGVFICLGWSMLYALGIFALLSLPWKQWRQKRHSSIVE, from the coding sequence ATGGAACAGCTAAAAAAAGACATCTCTCTTATCTCCGGTATCGCCCAGTTGTCCACAACCTTGATGGGAACAGGCTTGTTTATGATTCCCGCTATCGCGGCAGGAATCGCTGGCCATTTTTCTTTGTGGGCTTGGGTCCTTTTATTCATCGCGATTTGTCCAATTGCGCTGACTTTTGCCCAACTAGGTAAGCGCTACCCGAATGCTGGCGGCACGGCATTTTTTGTGCGTCAAGCTTTTAACTCGAGATTGGAAAGCAGCGTCGCTTGGCTATTTGTCAGTGTGATTCCCGTTGGCGTACCTGCCGCGATTGCTCTTGCAGCAGGTTTTCTTCAACAACTGCTTCCTACTCCAATCAACAACCACTTATTTGCGCAAGTATTGACGGTTTTTCTGCTCATCTTGGTCAACCTATTGGGCACCAAATCATCAGGGCGCTTGCAAACCATCATCGCATTGAGTGTTTTTGCTTTGGTTGGGGCATTTTTGTTTAAAGGCGAAATCAATAGCGCAGATCTTTCAATGCCGACTCTCACAACAGAGTCCATTTGGCCGATCACCGCAGCACTTGGCGTGATGTTCTGGTGCTTTGTTGGCATCGAAGCCTTTGCTCACATGGGGGAAGAGTTTAAGAATCCGCAACGGGACTTCCCGATCGCGATTATCGTCAGCTGTTTTGTTGCTGGTGCAACTTACTGGGCTTGTTCTGTTGTCATCTTAAAGTTTGGTGCTTATGGCAGCGCACAATTCGATAATGCTTCCATCCCTTGGTTAAGCGCCCATTTATTGGGAGATAGCGCAAAGTGGCTCATCAGTATCATTGGATTTTCTGCGTGCTTTGCCAGCGTTAACTTATATACCCAAAGCCTATCAAGAATGGTTTGGGCTCAAGCGCGCGAACATCGTCCAACCAGTCCACTGGCTAAAATTTCGCGTAGAGGCGTACCTTCATCAGCAACAGTTTTAGTCGGTGCGGTGCTACTTGCGTCTTGTGTGATTGGGTCGTTATCCAAGCTCGATTTAGAGTTTTTCCTAAAGCTGGCCAACAGTATTTTTGTTTTGGTTTATCTATTGGCAATGCTAGCTGCATACAAATTGCTGCACGGACTAGGAAAAGCCCTCGCGGCGATTTCTTTAGTGTTATGTACAGGCGTGTTCATCTGTTTAGGTTGGTCTATGCTTTACGCCCTTGGCATTTTTGCGCTGCTCTCTCTGCCGTGGAAACAATGGCGACAAAAACGACACTCGAGCATTGTCGAATAA
- a CDS encoding ABC1 kinase family protein: MSGKERNLPTHRISRFSKFASLATRVAGNVIAEGTKQIAKGNRPKAKDLLLTPQNIARLTDQLAHLRGAAMKLGQMLSMDAGDILEPELAEILARLRSNADPMPSKQLNSVMVNALGEQWKSAFLAFNFKPIASASIGQVHQAYSDAGDNLAVKVQYPGIRKSIDSDVDNVGTLLKIVGLIPESVDYKGLLEEAKKQLHDEANYEREAQFACRYHAALQDHPHFLVPKIYPEISSQSVLAMSFIQGTPIEKITNYDQETRDFVMHNLLELLFKELFEFKMVQTDPNFANYLYLEQSKQIGLLDFGATREYSERFSSGYRQAFSSVVNDDEQGLNDALEQIGFFAQSIKPEQRMAILDLVKMACEPMLIDEAYDFKASGLAQKLREAGTILSMEQDYWHTPPADAIFLHRKIGGMYLLAARIGAKVNIRRLVQPYLKLNSG, encoded by the coding sequence ATGTCGGGAAAGGAAAGAAACCTACCAACACACCGTATTTCTAGATTCAGCAAATTTGCCTCGCTTGCAACAAGAGTTGCGGGCAATGTTATTGCTGAAGGCACCAAGCAAATCGCCAAAGGCAACCGACCGAAAGCGAAAGACCTTTTGCTCACCCCTCAAAATATTGCACGGCTGACCGATCAACTGGCGCACTTACGCGGCGCAGCCATGAAACTTGGTCAAATGCTTTCGATGGATGCCGGAGATATTCTTGAACCGGAGTTGGCCGAGATTTTAGCCAGATTGCGTTCAAACGCCGATCCAATGCCATCAAAGCAGCTCAACAGCGTGATGGTAAATGCACTTGGTGAACAGTGGAAATCCGCGTTTCTTGCTTTCAACTTCAAACCTATTGCGAGTGCATCCATAGGGCAAGTTCACCAAGCCTACAGCGATGCTGGCGATAATTTGGCAGTAAAAGTGCAATATCCCGGTATCAGAAAGAGCATCGACAGCGACGTCGATAATGTCGGTACGCTTTTGAAAATTGTTGGCCTTATCCCTGAGTCAGTTGACTATAAAGGACTGTTGGAAGAGGCGAAAAAACAGCTGCACGACGAAGCCAATTATGAGCGAGAAGCTCAGTTTGCCTGTAGATATCATGCTGCTCTACAAGACCATCCGCATTTTTTGGTACCAAAAATCTACCCGGAAATTTCATCCCAATCCGTTCTGGCTATGTCGTTCATTCAAGGGACGCCCATAGAGAAAATCACAAACTACGATCAAGAAACTCGCGACTTTGTAATGCACAATTTGTTGGAACTGCTGTTTAAAGAACTGTTCGAATTCAAAATGGTGCAAACCGATCCAAACTTCGCAAACTATCTCTATCTTGAACAAAGTAAACAAATCGGGCTGTTAGATTTTGGCGCAACTCGCGAATACAGTGAACGTTTTAGTTCCGGTTATCGCCAAGCCTTTTCATCTGTCGTGAACGATGACGAACAAGGGCTCAACGATGCTTTAGAGCAAATAGGCTTTTTCGCCCAAAGCATCAAACCAGAACAGAGAATGGCGATTTTAGATTTGGTCAAAATGGCATGCGAACCCATGCTAATTGATGAAGCTTATGACTTTAAAGCCAGCGGACTGGCGCAAAAACTGCGAGAAGCTGGAACAATTCTGAGTATGGAGCAAGATTATTGGCATACCCCACCAGCCGATGCCATATTCTTGCACCGAAAAATTGGTGGCATGTATTTGCTCGCCGCTCGAATCGGTGCAAAAGTAAACATTCGTCGATTAGTGCAACCATATCTCAAGCTCAATAGTGGATAG
- a CDS encoding Lrp/AsnC family transcriptional regulator, which translates to MDKFDHKIIDILRHNARLSVTEIAEKVNLSRSAVTARIRKLENDKVILGYHAEIAPPEGDSICAYFALKFDTSISSYYCESYADELYKIDGVKWCHAISGETDMMVFVEVPNMNRLNEIRDQIQRFPELRHLMTHTVLTEFFNTTGNKFVK; encoded by the coding sequence ATGGACAAATTTGATCACAAGATCATTGATATCCTCCGGCATAACGCGCGGTTGTCGGTCACCGAGATTGCGGAGAAGGTCAATTTATCTCGCTCAGCCGTCACGGCTCGTATTCGCAAGTTAGAAAATGACAAAGTCATCTTAGGTTATCACGCTGAAATTGCGCCTCCAGAGGGGGATTCGATCTGTGCCTACTTCGCATTGAAATTCGACACATCCATATCATCTTACTACTGTGAATCCTATGCTGATGAGTTGTATAAAATTGATGGTGTGAAATGGTGCCATGCAATCAGCGGCGAAACTGACATGATGGTATTTGTGGAAGTCCCTAACATGAATCGGCTCAATGAAATCCGAGACCAAATTCAACGCTTTCCTGAACTGCGTCATTTGATGACGCATACGGTTCTGACCGAGTTTTTTAATACGACCGGAAACAAGTTCGTAAAGTGA
- a CDS encoding HD domain-containing protein: MTSLSKLEPLFLEFMQQEMQVDAAHDIEHVKRVVKTAKQLCDEENADIAIVLPAAYLHDCFTYPKDHPNRKQSSAIAAKKAIAYLESIQYPQHYHDAIAHAIEAHSFSANIRPNTLEAQIVQDADRLDALGAIGVTRCIQVSTHFNAQLYNDNDMFAKERELNDKQFTVDHFQTKLFKIVDTMNTESAKLEANKRKAFMQTYLKQLHDEVTA, encoded by the coding sequence ATGACGTCATTAAGCAAGTTAGAGCCGCTGTTTTTGGAATTTATGCAGCAAGAGATGCAAGTTGATGCGGCCCATGATATTGAACACGTAAAACGCGTGGTCAAAACAGCGAAACAGCTCTGCGACGAAGAAAATGCAGACATAGCCATTGTGTTACCTGCAGCCTATTTGCATGACTGTTTCACCTACCCGAAAGATCATCCAAATCGCAAGCAAAGCTCTGCAATTGCAGCCAAAAAAGCCATCGCGTATTTAGAGAGTATTCAATACCCTCAGCACTACCATGATGCCATCGCTCATGCGATAGAGGCGCACAGCTTTAGCGCCAACATCAGGCCAAACACGTTGGAAGCACAAATCGTCCAAGATGCTGATCGTCTGGACGCTTTAGGCGCCATTGGTGTTACGCGATGCATTCAAGTCAGCACTCATTTCAACGCTCAGCTTTACAACGATAACGACATGTTTGCTAAAGAGCGCGAACTCAACGACAAGCAATTCACCGTAGATCATTTCCAAACCAAGTTGTTTAAAATTGTCGACACCATGAACACGGAGTCTGCAAAACTTGAAGCCAATAAACGGAAAGCCTTTATGCAAACGTACCTGAAACAGTTGCACGATGAGGTGACCGCGTAA
- the codB gene encoding cytosine permease, which translates to MAGDNNYSLGPVPNTARKGVASLTMVMLGLTFFSASMWTGGSLGTGLSFNDFFLAVLIGNLILGIYTSFLGYIGASTGLSTHLLARFSFGSKGSWLPSALLGGTQVGWFGVGVAMFAIPVHKATGIDTNTLILVSGLLMTATVYFGISALMVLSAIAVPAIALLGGYSVIEAVNSVGGIRELQQVQPTEPLDFSMALAMVVGSFVSAGTLTADFVRFGKKPRSAVMITMVAFFIGNSLMFIFGAAGASVTGQSDISEVMVAQGLLIPAIIVLGLNIWTTNDNALYASGLGFSNITGLPSKYISMANGLVGTLCALWLYNNFVGWLTFLSLAIPPIGGVIIADFFTNRKRYANFEAAQFQSVNWAGIIAVAIGVGAGHFLPGVVPINAVLGGAISFLILNPILNKKALATQPA; encoded by the coding sequence ATGGCTGGAGACAATAACTACAGTCTTGGACCAGTTCCCAACACGGCCAGAAAAGGCGTGGCGTCACTAACCATGGTGATGTTAGGACTCACTTTTTTCTCCGCAAGTATGTGGACAGGTGGTTCTCTCGGTACTGGGCTCTCCTTTAATGATTTTTTCCTCGCTGTTCTCATCGGTAACCTAATCCTCGGTATTTACACTTCTTTCCTCGGTTACATCGGCGCTTCTACTGGTCTCTCTACTCACCTTCTTGCTCGTTTCTCTTTTGGTTCTAAAGGCTCTTGGCTTCCTTCTGCTCTTCTTGGCGGTACTCAAGTTGGGTGGTTTGGAGTTGGTGTCGCGATGTTTGCGATTCCGGTGCATAAAGCAACGGGCATCGATACCAATACTTTGATCCTTGTCTCCGGTTTGCTCATGACCGCGACCGTTTACTTTGGAATCTCAGCACTAATGGTGCTGTCAGCAATCGCCGTTCCTGCCATTGCGCTACTTGGCGGTTACTCTGTCATAGAAGCAGTAAATAGCGTTGGCGGTATTCGCGAACTACAACAAGTTCAACCAACCGAACCACTCGACTTTTCAATGGCTCTCGCGATGGTTGTAGGCTCTTTTGTCAGTGCAGGCACATTAACGGCAGATTTCGTACGCTTTGGCAAAAAGCCACGCAGCGCCGTGATGATCACCATGGTGGCATTTTTCATCGGAAACTCGTTAATGTTTATCTTTGGCGCGGCAGGTGCGTCGGTGACTGGTCAATCAGACATCTCTGAAGTGATGGTTGCGCAAGGTTTATTGATTCCTGCCATCATCGTACTTGGGTTAAACATTTGGACGACCAACGACAACGCGCTCTACGCATCAGGTCTTGGATTTTCCAACATCACAGGCTTACCAAGTAAATACATCTCGATGGCGAACGGTCTTGTTGGCACACTTTGCGCCCTCTGGCTCTACAATAACTTTGTTGGCTGGCTGACCTTCTTATCGTTGGCAATTCCACCAATTGGCGGCGTGATCATCGCTGACTTCTTCACGAACCGTAAACGCTACGCAAACTTTGAAGCCGCCCAGTTCCAAAGCGTAAACTGGGCTGGCATTATCGCTGTAGCGATTGGCGTTGGTGCGGGACACTTCCTTCCTGGCGTAGTACCGATTAACGCTGTACTTGGCGGCGCAATTAGCTTCCTAATTCTTAATCCTATTCTCAACAAAAAAGCACTGGCTACACAGCCAGCGTAA
- a CDS encoding pyridoxamine 5'-phosphate oxidase family protein: MLSNTKRTEIKKGAHKAVTEVEKLHTIIDESLIAHIAITNESGPVVIPMLAWRVDDFVYIHGANNSRLLRSLKQGQPTCLTFTLFDGWVLARSAFHHSAHYRSAVVFGQFETVEDNQEKDRLLNHFLEQIAPGRTEHVRLSNEKELSATMLLRISLEEASVKISRFGVNDDAQDMDIPVWAGVLPYRTVVGPLEPCSDLYEGIEEPDYSSAYPNRWYASEKLS; encoded by the coding sequence ATGCTATCGAATACAAAAAGAACAGAAATCAAAAAAGGCGCTCATAAAGCGGTGACTGAAGTTGAAAAGCTGCACACGATTATTGATGAAAGCCTAATTGCCCATATTGCAATCACCAACGAGTCAGGGCCAGTGGTTATCCCTATGTTAGCTTGGCGCGTCGATGATTTTGTATACATCCACGGCGCAAATAACAGCCGACTGTTACGCTCCCTCAAACAAGGCCAACCGACATGTCTCACCTTCACCTTGTTTGATGGTTGGGTATTGGCGCGTTCCGCATTTCACCACAGCGCGCATTATCGCAGTGCGGTTGTGTTTGGTCAGTTTGAAACTGTTGAAGACAATCAGGAAAAAGATCGTTTACTGAATCACTTTCTCGAACAAATCGCGCCGGGAAGAACAGAGCATGTCCGTTTGAGTAACGAGAAAGAGCTCAGCGCCACCATGCTTTTGCGTATTTCTTTAGAGGAAGCATCGGTAAAAATCAGTCGTTTTGGTGTCAACGACGACGCGCAAGATATGGATATTCCGGTTTGGGCGGGGGTACTGCCATATCGAACCGTCGTGGGGCCTCTTGAACCATGTTCGGATTTGTATGAAGGCATCGAAGAACCCGATTACAGCAGCGCCTATCCTAACCGCTGGTACGCTTCGGAGAAACTCAGCTAA
- a CDS encoding cytosine deaminase — protein sequence MTTLLIKNVTLKGQEGLQQILIEDGQFKRIESNDVELNHNGDTIDAEGGMAVAPFCEPHIHLDTTQTAGEPSWNISGTLFEGIERWAERKEMLSIEDVKARAKQTLKWQIANGVQHVRTHVDVSDPTLIALKAMLEVREEMKEWVDIQIVAFPQEGILSYPNGKELLEEAVKLGADVIGAIPHFEFTREYGIESLHYVFELAQKYDRLIDVHCDEIDDEQSRFVETLAALAHKFDMGNKVTASHTTAMGSYNGAYASRLFRLLRMSGINFVANPLVNIHLQGRFDDYPKRRGVTRVKEMLNANINVCFGHDDVFDPWYPLGTANMLQVLHMGLHVCQVMGYEQINHSLDLISTNSARTLNIQDKYGIEEGKPGSLLILPAENGFDAVRRQVPVRYSVRHGKVIAETQPATTRIHLEQSEQVTFKR from the coding sequence ATGACAACACTACTGATCAAAAACGTAACGCTAAAAGGACAAGAAGGTCTGCAGCAAATTTTGATTGAAGATGGTCAATTCAAGCGCATTGAAAGCAACGATGTGGAGCTTAATCACAACGGTGACACCATAGATGCTGAAGGCGGTATGGCGGTTGCGCCTTTCTGCGAGCCACACATTCACCTAGATACAACGCAAACCGCTGGCGAGCCAAGCTGGAACATCTCTGGCACATTGTTTGAGGGTATTGAACGTTGGGCTGAGCGCAAAGAAATGCTGTCGATTGAAGACGTGAAAGCGCGCGCAAAACAAACCTTAAAATGGCAGATAGCAAACGGCGTACAACACGTTCGTACTCACGTCGATGTTTCTGATCCAACGCTTATCGCTCTCAAAGCGATGCTAGAAGTACGTGAAGAGATGAAAGAATGGGTAGACATCCAAATCGTCGCCTTCCCGCAGGAAGGTATTCTCTCTTACCCAAATGGCAAAGAGCTGCTAGAAGAAGCCGTCAAATTGGGGGCGGACGTGATTGGCGCGATTCCACACTTTGAATTCACACGCGAATATGGCATTGAATCGCTGCACTACGTGTTCGAATTGGCGCAAAAATACGACCGTCTGATCGACGTACATTGTGATGAAATCGATGACGAGCAATCTCGCTTCGTTGAAACACTGGCAGCATTAGCGCACAAGTTTGATATGGGGAATAAAGTCACGGCAAGCCACACAACGGCAATGGGTTCCTACAACGGTGCGTATGCATCTCGCCTGTTCCGTTTATTACGCATGTCCGGTATCAACTTCGTGGCAAACCCATTGGTGAACATTCACTTACAAGGCCGCTTTGATGATTACCCAAAACGTCGCGGCGTAACACGAGTGAAAGAGATGCTAAATGCAAACATTAACGTTTGCTTTGGACACGATGACGTATTCGACCCATGGTATCCACTTGGTACAGCAAACATGCTACAAGTGCTGCACATGGGCCTGCATGTATGTCAGGTCATGGGTTACGAACAAATTAATCACTCACTCGATCTCATCAGCACCAACTCAGCGCGTACATTGAACATTCAAGACAAGTACGGAATTGAAGAAGGCAAACCAGGTAGCCTACTGATTCTTCCTGCTGAAAATGGCTTTGATGCAGTACGTCGCCAAGTACCTGTTCGTTACTCGGTTCGTCACGGTAAAGTCATTGCAGAAACACAACCTGCGACAACTCGTATTCATCTTGAACAATCAGAACAAGTGACGTTCAAGCGCTAA
- a CDS encoding helix-turn-helix domain-containing protein translates to MSESYTLIKELKRQLKSAGLHYVDVAQHLNLSEGSVKRLLAEGQHISLERLERICQLIGLEMAELFKLAAAHNKGLESLTLEQEKQLVDDKALLLVAICVVNGYQFEQIVQQYTFNELELVQKLAHLDRLNIIDLQPNNKIRLRISPTFKWQMGGPIQRFFQQQVQDAFFQSYFSGEDEQLSMATGLMSVPTNKKLQQKLQKIIDEFYQACQSDSSLDMDEKHGTSLIIAMRRWTFPLFEPWERKPTQKSRN, encoded by the coding sequence ATGTCTGAAAGCTATACGTTAATTAAAGAGCTTAAACGCCAGCTAAAGTCAGCTGGGCTGCATTATGTCGATGTTGCACAACACCTTAATTTAAGTGAAGGAAGCGTCAAACGTTTACTCGCTGAAGGTCAGCACATTAGCCTTGAGCGCTTAGAACGAATTTGCCAATTGATTGGTTTAGAAATGGCGGAACTGTTTAAGCTCGCAGCTGCGCACAATAAAGGTTTAGAGTCGCTAACGTTAGAGCAAGAAAAGCAGCTGGTTGACGATAAAGCCCTGCTGCTCGTGGCGATCTGTGTTGTAAATGGCTATCAGTTTGAACAAATCGTTCAACAATATACCTTCAATGAGTTGGAACTGGTGCAAAAGCTTGCTCATTTGGATCGTCTGAACATCATCGACTTACAGCCAAATAACAAAATTCGTTTGCGTATATCTCCGACATTTAAGTGGCAGATGGGCGGCCCTATTCAACGGTTCTTCCAACAGCAAGTTCAAGACGCCTTTTTCCAAAGCTACTTTTCGGGTGAAGATGAACAGTTGTCCATGGCAACAGGATTGATGAGCGTACCAACCAACAAGAAGCTGCAACAGAAACTGCAAAAGATCATCGATGAGTTTTATCAGGCTTGCCAAAGTGATAGCTCTCTCGATATGGACGAAAAGCACGGCACCTCTCTGATTATTGCGATGCGTCGTTGGACGTTCCCTCTGTTTGAACCATGGGAAAGAAAACCTACACAGAAGTCTCGAAATTAG